TGACACCACGTATATACATATAAGATATGACAGACACCGACGCCGGGTAACGACATCTCCGGGGCCCTATAAATCTGAATGGCAGCTCCGAGGGAAAATAAGAGAGTTGGATTCTTGTTTCCAAACTGGATATCAACACAATCAGACTATTTAAAAATGCATGCTCGTGATTGGTTTTTAGTGTTCGTTTCCATATTTTTACCACCATTGGCCGTGTGGTTCAAGAGAGGGTTCTGTTCCAAGGATTTTCTAATCAACGTCTTATTGTTCTTATTGGGTTTCTTCCCTGGTCTGATTCATGCTTTGTACGTTATCAGCTGCCATCCATATGAACAAGAGCACGTGGCTCTCAGAGGCGACTCTGAAGGATATGGAAGCCTAGCATAGTGTGGTTCAACCTGTCATATAGTCTCTATTTAGTTAAATACATATTCCTACGTACGTAATGATTCGACATTTGTAATGAAGTTTGAAAAGACTAGCCTGATAGATGATGGTTAGTAAGTAGCTCATCGCGAGCGACAAGTCGGTGAAGAGCGTCATGGATCTTCTGGGAGATATTGTTGAGAAGGATACTTTGAACGAGGTTGGAGAGGGCAACTTTAACGTGGCCAAGAATGGGTTTCCTGAGCTGTATAAACCGAGTAAGATATCATCTTGGAAACAGAGGTTGAAAGCAAAGAagcaacagcagcaacagcaaACTAACCCTGATCCTCCTAAGGAGACTGTAAAGGAGGAGAAGAAACAGAGATCAGAAGCTGAGTCGATTCATGCGGAAAATATGGACGTATTAAACAATATGACACAGGAACAAATTATGAATGAACGTAGAGAATTATTGGAACAACTAAATCCGAAATTGATTCAGAATCTGCTCAAGAATATTAATAAGAGGGCTAAAAGTGAAGATGGGAGCCCTCTATTTGCTGAAATTGAAGGTGCTTCGGGTACTTGGGTCGGAGGGTACAATAAGGACAATCTTCCTCATTTGGACGAAGAGCAGGTTAATGCGGCTCTTGGTATTACAAACCGTGAAACATTAGagtttgaagaagaacatGATTTTAAGGATGCTAAGACCGTCCGGTTCCAGGAACcaggagaagaagaagaagaagaaaatgaagaggaagaaatcCTTGACGAAGATGATATTGCTCCTCTAGATTACCAAATGGCTCAATCTGTCGATCACACAGCAAATGAAGACTTATTGAAAGACGTTCACTTTGTTAGAAACCACAAACATGAcgacgaagaagatatagaattagaaaaattagataTCAATGatccaaatttcaatgaaaaattacatgaGAAATATTTCCCAGACTTACCAAaggatattgaaaaattgaaatggATGCAACAAGTTCAAACTAACGATCCAAATAAAGACATCGTCATCGATAGTGTAAATGAAATCAGATTCGATTTTAATGGTAATTTAGTACCGCCAAATAGGGCAATCGAATCGACTACCCATTCGGGCCTACATCATCATTCTAACAACCCTGAATTGGCAGGCTATACGCTTGAGGAATTGGCTAAACTTTCAATGTCCACTTTCGCACCACAAAGGTCAATAGCAGTGCAGACTTTGGGGAGAATTCTCTACAAATTGGGGAAAAAATCATACTATCAGTTGGTTCCTGAAGtagatgaagaaacttACGAACAAGAAGGCACTAAAACCATTATGAATAACATTTATTCAATGTTATGGGACCTGGTTAAAGATCTCAACGTAATCGAATCTTTAGAACTCGCCGCAGATGAATCCAAAACCAGAAATATTTCTGTGAGAACTTATGCTATTGATGCTCTATGGCTATGGAGAAAGGGTGGTGGAGATTTCCggaagaacaagaaacaAGATATATAGATATGTAAATGTACGTAAGTAGCATTATTAATTCTTTGTTAACGGCACACGGTGAGAAGTCCTTTTAAAACAAAAGgaaacttcaaaattgcGCACAATAAAAGAATAGCATTGAACTATTattgtttcaattcatATTGTTGCAATCTATATGAAATAGCCTAACTCTTAGAGACGGAATCAAGTAAATTATCATCTGCTTCTAAAAGTTAGAAGAGTTTCAATCTCTTTCTAAATATGCAGAAAATTCCACATGATAAAACAGATCTTAGACATTGAACTGTGAAAGAAAAACTCTAAACACAGTTCAAACACACTAGGAACACTTTGAACATCTGGAACTAACGGACATATGGAAAGAGATGGTGACAGAAGCCCAATTATCCCAATCGCAACGAAACAAAAACGTGCCCAAACAAACGTGATCATCAATCTTTGCACATAGACACATTCATTAAACAATGAAAGGACATAAAATCCAGCTTAACAAACTTAAGTTGTGCAAATGGTATCGAGACCTCTCGATACCCGTCGTTAGAGCGCGTCTAACGAGCTATACTGTGGTTTTGTCGTTATAGTCATTGCTGAAAAGTGgtataaaatatttttcaattgaaaaattttcagcatCGCAAAATAGTTAGGGCATCTCACCATGAAATACAGATGAGGCAGAAATATGAACATCATACCTAGTCCTTTGTGGGCAATTGAACCGTGTGAACATGATTATAGGTATACTTGGGGGTCAATTATAGTGGACGAGACGTTCCTGGGGTGAGATAATCGGGTAATTTTGCTAGGACATAATCTCAGAGGCCAGACATCCCGATAAGTGGGCTCAACTACGCTGTCTCACCAGAGTACACCATTTACAATCAGATGATTGTTCATGTCTTGAAGCTATCTTCGTATTACAATTAAACCCTCAATGAGAATATCGTAACTGCCTAAACGGCGTAACTCTGTAACTTGCTCACTTCATGGCCTTATTGCTTCGTGATATCACAAAAGCTAATAGTACTGCCAATCTCTTGCCATTGCTGAACTGTTCCTCAAACTTTTGAGCTCGAACAGTGCCTTAATTATGCGTAACGTTTGTACCTGAACTTTGCATTATAAAGCGAATCCTCGAGAATTGTaaacaaaagaaacacGAACGACATATCACGTAAAGATACAGAACAGGTCAACATGAGTTACACAAATATCAAGGACTATAGAGATGAAATAGACAAACTTAATAGCGAACTCAACGAAACCACTGAAACTGCTCTTGCTGAACAAGAATACAGGGCCAAAAATCTAAGTAGTGATATTACGCAAATAATACAGTCTCTCAGCCAAGAAAACGATTTGATTAGAGTCCCAGAGACCGAAAAATGGATTGATCCATCCTCTATAACTCCAGGAATCAATGAATCAAATAAGATTATTTCTATTTTAAAGGAAGTTTATTTAGAGCAGGAATCCTTAGACAACTTTCTGAGACTAACAGTATCGTCAAATTCTAATGAATTTGACAAGATACGATCAAAGGACGATCCAGTATTTCGAGAGTTGGAGGACGAGGTTAATTATTTGGAATCTACCCAGCTGCAGAATCAGTTGAATGCAATCAACGTGATAAAGTCGAAAATATCGCAAAAGAGCAATGAATTATCGCAAGAtgagatgaaaataaacgAAGTATGTCTTAATACTGCTGATGAAATAGATGAATGCTTTCAATTGATCATTGAGTTAGAGAAATTACAGGAAgatagaattgaaaaagtgaAGAATGTTAGACTAGAGGAACTAAACGCTACTACTGAAGCGTTTAACGAATGGGAAAATATTGTTACTTTGAGGAAAAACCTTtctgaattagaaagaGAGCTGCACTTACTAAAAACTACGAACCAAAGCGATAAGAGACAAGATAAATCCCTAAGCAGCAGTTACTCGGTGCTATTGGAACTAACAAACctttatagaaaaaaatatcaaagatttaCAAAGAAGTTGGTATTGACAAACTCGAAATTCACCAAGAAAGCAAAACTGTGAGTTtccaattgaaagaaaaatacaatatcAAGATTCAATTAAacgatttcaataatttctcaAATATTGAGATTTTGTTCGGAGGAGACAATGACAAAGCTACAGAGGATGAAATTAGGAATAAATTCTATAACGAGAGTGATATTTACGATATAATACAGTACTTagtatcaaaattataGGCTATATACCCTGCATGGATTTCAAGTATGCGCCCATTGCACCGAGATAGCCTTCATGTTTCAGGAAGAATGCCTGTTTTGCGTTTTCAGACCAAAAAGTTATTGCGTAACTTAACGTGTTCATTGTAGTAAGATGTCCTCTTATATAAGAACCACCAAAATAGATGTTTTTCACGTTGTGTATCTTTGCTTGTAAATATGCAATTTGTCCAATGTTATAGGAGACAGCATAAAGTAAACTTTTACAGAtgtcttcatttttaaattttttattccGACTTTCAATATCGCTGGTAGTTGTAACGTTATCAGTTGTGTTTATATTAGTGTCATTCTTCCTATCCTGAAAAACTTTAGCAAAAGAACTAGCAATGTGAGTGGATTTCAGTCCTATTTTATCGTAGCTTTTTCCATATATATCGCCAACTAGCATATCcacatttttattatcgCCTTCTTGGGCCCATTCCAACATTTGATCGTATGTTCCAGCGCCTGTAATTAAGGACAAGAGTCCCCAAAGTGTTCCACCACCTAACGACGAACCACCAATTCTCTCAAAATTGTCTCTACTGCTCACTTTCTGTATGGAGACACCCGATCCAATGTTCACTAGTAAGTATGGGTACACGTTATTACCAGTTGAGTCTACCGATGTGGTACCATCGGTATCATTGTAAGTGAACACTTCGTCCTTGATTTCATGTATGAAGAAGTCCAGTCCTTTGATAAGACATTCCATCTCATCAAACCTCATCAATTGCGATACGGATCGAAACTCTTGACTTAGATAGTCAAAGAACTTGAATGAACCGCCTCCGGTAGCCACAATTCTCACGTTAGAATATTGTCCACCATTGGATTCTGCTATGATAGAATGTATCAATTGTATGAAGGCATCAATTTGCTCCGTCTCTATACTATGGAATCGCAATCTTTGACTGCCCACTGGCGAATAGACAACTTTGGCTAATGAACCACCGATGTCGATGGCAATGGTGAAAAAACCATTTTCGTACTGCAAACCTTCGTATTTGATCTCTTGAGCAACGTAACTGGTCATGTTCGGCCTGCAATCTACAACCACACCACTCATTCAAATGCTAGCAACAACTTTAAGTACTCTTCTCGAAGTGTTGAACGAGTTGCAGCAGAGCCAAATGAGTCTTTCATTGACCTTGAACGGTATTTCCGACCACGTGCTAATGTTGAAACTGCCCGGATTGAAGCAGGAACGAAGCCCGCATGGCCGAGTAGCCCTCGCAGCCTCCTGGAAAACTTAACCCTAACACGTATTTCGAGCAAATTTCAGACCTCAAATTCCGaccatttgaaatttttttcatttccaaCCCTCAAGGAAACCCGACCAGAAAGGTCGCAAAAGTTCAAAAGCCCTAATAAATAGGGCGATTTGAACCCTGTCACGTACtgtgaaaaaagaaaaaaaaaatgcgATGAGGTTTGCAACACTTTCTCTACTGTGACAAAAAAgagctttgaaaaattttccattcaTTAATAAGACCATCATCAATAGGAGTGACTAGTGATCTTTGAAGCGATGTTTCCAGAAAACGTGAGAGAATTGATCAGCGACAAATACGAGAAGGCCGTGAACAATGGCGATGTCAAGTTAATCGAGGCTACttccaagaaatttaaGGATTCCAAGACCGGAATgcaatattttgtaaatttggCACCATCTTTAggtgaaaaaatcaaatccACCGAGGAGTCCAAGGAGGATCCATTTGCCAGGCCTGCTGAAGAACTTACAGTATTAGCTGATGTTGCTGAGAACTACCAATTGCTATTAAACAAGTTCCCAGTCGTTCCAGAACATTCTTTATTAGTCACCAAAGAATTCCAAGACCAATCTTCTGCTTTGACTCCAAAGGAATTGATGATGGCTTACAATTTAGTAGTCAAAATGGATGACGAAGACGAAAACTTGAAGCATTTACTATTCTACAATTGTGGTCCATCCAGTGGTTCTTCTCAAGACCACAAACATTtacaaataatgaaattaccAAACAACTTCATCCCATTCCAGGAAAAATTGTGCAGCGGTAAGGAACATTTCTTACCCGATTTCAAGACAGAACCCTTACAAGATGCCAAAGTCTCTTTCGCTCATTTCGTCTTACCTTTGCCAGAATCCCCAGAAGATGTTAACGAAGATCTCTTAGCGATGTGTTACATCTCCTTGTTACAGAGAGCTTTGACTTTCTTCCAAGATTGGTTGAACGAAAGACCAGACTTAGTCAAATCCTACAATGTCCTTCTAACCAAGAGCTGGATCTGTATTGTTCCCCGTTCAAATGAAGGTTTCAATCTTGACGACCAGGACGACCAAAAATCCAACGATCCAAAACTGGACATGTCCGTCAACGCCACCGGCTACGCAGGTTTGATCCTAACCAAGAGCCAGGAAGCCTTCGATAAAATCGCCGACTCTCCAAACGTCATCGACGATTTACTCTTGAACTGTGGTTTCCCAAACTCTTCCGAACAAAAACCTTCCGAATACAACTACTAACCTACTAACGATCTCATGACATATAGTACTTCTTATATACATTTCTATAGATACTTCACCTAATAGCAAGTCCTATGCCATTATTCATCACTGGctctcttttttcaattcagcCAATAATATTCGAGAACGTCTGTTTTAGTTCGGACTTCCATCAATTTAAAGCGATAACTTCTTATAAGTAAAAGCCAAAGACTTACTTTACTTACATAAGGatcaacaagaaaaatattagtAAGAATGCCACAGTCGTTCACATCGATTGCTAGGATGGGTGACTACATATTAAGGTCACCCACTTTGTCCAAATTTTGTGTTCCCGTAGCTCACAAGTTCGTTGAATTATCAGGTTATCGGAAACTGGGATTGAGATATAACGACCTATATTCTGAGGAAAACCCTATTGTACAGACTGCCATTAGACGACTACCTGAAGATGAATCGTATGCAAGAAATTACAGAATCATAAGAGCGCACCAGCAGGAGTTGTCTCATCATTTATTACCAAGAAATGAGTGGATAAAAGGGAAGGAAGATGTTCCTTATTTGCTTCCTTACCTGTTAGAGGCTGAAATGGAGGCCAAGGAGAAACAAGACCTCGATAACCTGGAAGTTCAAAAGTCCACTTAGTTTACCGTATACATATATTCATTGatctttatttatttatcttcaaaattcgTTATGCAATCATATAACTGAATAACTAACAGTATTACTATTAAATACCAAAGTGTCCAGTAGAAGCAACTGCATCAGATGGTTATAGGCCTCCTTCTCAAATTGTTATAAAAGAGAAGCGGAATTTTAAAAACGAGGGATGCCATTAACATTTGCTGACCATTCTGTCAACAAGCAATGAAGACACCATTAAATTCGTCGAATTTACAAATTACCAAGAACCCAAGCCCATCCAGACCAAGACCAAATGATCAGTTACAATTTGGCAAGACTTTCACCGATCATATGTTAATAGTCGAATGGAACGCAAATGAAGGCTGGGGTAATCCTCAAATTAAGCCATACGGTCCATTCAGTCTAGACCCATCTTCTGTAGTATTCCACTATGGATTCGAATTGTTTGAAGGTATGAAGGCTTACAGAACCGTCGACAACAAGATTACTTTATTCCGTCCTGACAAGAATATGAAACGTATGAATGAATCTGCTGCTAGGATCTGTTTACCTGAGTTTGACGGGAATGAGCTAATTAAGTTAATTGGAAAACTGATTGAATTAGATAAGCATTTAATTCCTCAGGGCGAGGGCtattctttatatattagGCCTACGATGATCGGCACAAGTGAAACATTGAGTGTAGTGTCTCCCGACAAAGCATTGCTTTATGTTATTTGTTCTCCGGTTGGACCGTACTACAAGACTGGCTTTAAGGCTGTAAAACTAGAGGCAACTGACTATGCTACCAGGGCTTGGCCTGGTGGTTGTGGTGACAAGAAATTGGGTGCTAACTATGCGCCCTGTGTATTACCACAATTGGTAGCTGCTCAAAGAGGGTACCAACAAAACCTGTGGTTATTTGGtccagaaaaaaatattactgAAGTGGGAACAATGAATGCCttttttgtcttttcaaatccaaATACAGGTAAAAATGAACTAGTTACGGCACCCTTAGATGGAACCATTTTGCCTGGTGTCACAAGAGATTCAATTTTAGAATTGGCCAGGAAAAGACTAGATCCTCATAGATGGGAAATTAATGAACGTTACTGCACTATTTTTGAACTATCTGAGAAGTCTAAGAACGGGGAACTAGTTGAGGCATTCGGTTCAGGTACAGCAGCAATTGTTTCAccaattaaagaaattggctggaaaaatgaaaaaatccaGGTTCCTTTGAGCCCTGGAGAAGAAACAGGACCTTTCACCAAAGAAGCGGCTCAGTGGATTTTGGATATTCAGTACGGGAAAGTCACACAAGGAAACTGGTCAGAAACTGTTGCTGACCTAAACTGAAATGGATGAGGTGGATGATATAAAGTTGGTAACAGGTtatataatgaaagaagatAGTCGAGTAGCAAACCATCCACTGGCATACGTCATTCTTTCGCAGATATCAAGTCTCGATATTATGGAAAAATGCTTGTTGCTCGTTTCCTAGGTTCTACAATGATCAATTCATTGTAGAAAGATGTCATACTGCTAGGTTAACGTACAAATAGATACTTCTAGATGCAAACGCCGTTCCTCTAcaactttgaatttttatgCTCCCATCTTTTATCTCACAACAACTTGAATTTAAATAGCAGTTAACCTAACAGTTTGTAATTATAGATGACGTGCGTCTACAGGAGCTTTCAGATCTGTAGATACTTCCTGATGACTGAAAATTTAGGCTATAAGGACTCATTTAAGTTGGAAGTGTAATAAATGCAAAAGGTTGACACTTCTATTACTAATTTCCCGTAAATTGCCTAAGAATGGCACCATAATGGTCATTTCAGGAAATACCCAAGCTAACCTAAAATTTGTCTTTAGATATAGAAACTATAAACTCACtgcatttgaaaaattgtatatGTGACCGCAAGACAGTGACGTATTAGCTTTTTAGAAAGGAAATAAAACATGCTGTCACTGCAAAATATAAGTCCTTCAATTTATTCACTGAAAGGTGGCTATCGAGGGAATACATTTCTAGTTTTagagaaataaaataagTCAGTAACTAGAACTTTTACAGAATTGCATATGATCTTTATTTAAACTCCTTGTCATAGTCAACAAGGGTAAATCTATATCTAACATCACCTTTCTCCATcctttcaaaaacttcTGTGACACCTTTCTCACTGATCGGTACAGTTTCAACCCATATTTTAATATTGTTCTTCGCAACCAAATCCAACATGGTCTTAATTTCCATAACTGAGCCTATTCCACTATTACCAATCTTAACACCCAATAATCCTAATGGAGCCAAGACTAACTTTTGGTCCTTATGAGGCGCTGCAATAGAGATAATAGTACCTCCGATCTTCATCACTTTCACGAACTTATCAAAGTTAATCTCTGTCAGAGAAGAGGCACAAACAACTACCAAATCTAAAgtattataatatttttcttcccagtctttttcttccatAGTAGCAATATAGTGATCAGCGCCTAAGTTCACTGAATCTTCTCTTTTAGAATTGGTACGAGAGAAGGCGTACACTTCAGCGCCCACTTGCCTTAGCAAACAGTACGCCCATATGCCCAATACCACCAATACCGACGATGCCAACTTTTTGTTTGGGCCACAACCATTCCTTAGTAATGGAGAGAATACTGTGATACCGCCACACATTAATGGAGCTGCTAATTCACTAGGAATTTCATCTGGAACTGGAATGGCAAAATGCTCATGCAATCTGACATGGGAAGCGTAGCCACCTTGGGAAATATAGCCATCGTCGTATGGCCTGTTATATGTACTGACAAATTTTGGACAGTACGGTTCATTGTTCTCTTTACAACGGTCACATTCCAAACAGGAAAAAGATTGTGCTCCGACACCAACTCTGTCGCCAATTTTTAATCCAGAATCACATTCAGGACCCAGCTTAACAATTCTACCTACAATTTCATGACCAACAACCATCTTATCTCTGAGTTCTCTCCAGTGTGAAGCAGCCGTATGGATATCGGAACCACACACCCCACAGCATTCAATCTCGATATCAACGTCATGTGGGCCGAATGCTTTAGGTTCGTAAGTAACTCTTTTAGGATGGGTCCAATCTTTAGTGTCTACGATACCGATtccttgaaatttttctggGTAGGACATCTTAATCCAACTTTTCATAGTCTTTTTACAAGTGTAAAGCAACAGAAAAGTGTCCTGGCAGCTTAAGAAGCACGCTCTTTATATATCTCATGACATATCACAGTCGATGGCTGAATGCTTTCGTAATTGATTTGTGGTTTCGTACGAGACGTTTCGGCCGAGATACATCGCCCGAGGATAGTAACCATTAGTGCCGTATCTCGATTTATTGCTTTAATATCAGTTACGTACAGAAGTTAAGAAACATGGATTTTCTGCCTCAGCACTATCCTGTGTATGCCGTCTCCTAGCTGACATATACTGACAAAAAGGTTATAGCTAAGGAAGTGATCGAACTAGTGGGGAAACTATCATATTTGCAGTGAAATTTCCTGACTAGGTCCACATATTTGAAACGCACATCCCTGTTCTAAAAAACATTCATTGTTTAGATACGATGATTGATCACAGTTGTGGTAGTTAGCAAATCTgtaatatttattaatttgGGAACTTATATTTTTGACGTGAGGGAAGATCAGAGGATGATCCCTTTATATTTTCgttaatattgttcatttttgtttaaGGTCAGTCAAGTTAGTGAagtaattcttattaatcagtggttataccaaataatgcactcgttatatataaaatataatcataatataaaataatataaagtgatacaaactttgatcaaacttcagtgttcacctgactatttataccttttccaacacattttgatttatgcCAATTATCATGTTCTAGATTTATGAGTCAATACGTTGTCATAATTATCgtaccataattattgcatgataatatatattcgtgtttatcacgcCATATATGGTTCGTGTCAACAAATGatcgtgtttatcacaccataattattgttcatatcttctctaacattctaaatttgtcattctaactatcaaaacattgaaatgtcagtatattgccatttccagc
This is a stretch of genomic DNA from Kazachstania africana CBS 2517 chromosome 8, complete genome. It encodes these proteins:
- the KAFR0H03770 gene encoding NAD(P)-dependent alcohol dehydrogenase; this encodes MKSWIKMSYPEKFQGIGIVDTKDWTHPKRVTYEPKAFGPHDVDIEIECCGVCGSDIHTAASHWRELRDKMVVGHEIVGRIVKLGPECDSGLKIGDRVGVGAQSFSCLECDRCKENNEPYCPKFVSTYNRPYDDGYISQGGYASHVRLHEHFAIPVPDEIPSELAAPLMCGGITVFSPLLRNGCGPNKKLASSVLVVLGIWAYCLLRQVGAEVYAFSRTNSKREDSVNLGADHYIATMEEKDWEEKYYNTLDLVVVCASSLTEINFDKFVKVMKIGGTIISIAAPHKDQKLVLAPLGLLGVKIGNSGIGSVMEIKTMLDLVAKNNIKIWVETVPISEKGVTEVFERMEKGDVRYRFTLVDYDKEFK
- the SNA2 gene encoding Sna2p (similar to Saccharomyces cerevisiae SNA2 (YDR525W-A); ancestral locus Anc_1.21) is translated as MHARDWFLVFVSIFLPPLAVWFKRGFCSKDFLINVLLFLLGFFPGLIHALYVISCHPYEQEHVALRGDSEGYGSLA
- the KRE28 gene encoding Kre28p (similar to Saccharomyces cerevisiae YDR532C; ancestral locus Anc_1.19), with translation MSYTNIKDYRDEIDKLNSELNETTETALAEQEYRAKNLSSDITQIIQSLSQENDLIRVPETEKWIDPSSITPGINESNKIISILKEVYLEQESLDNFLRLTVSSNSNEFDKIRSKDDPVFRELEDEVNYLESTQLQNQLNAINVIKSKISQKSNELSQDEMKINEVCLNTADEIDECFQLIIELEKLQEDRIEKVKNVRLEELNATTEAFNEWENIVTLRKNLSELERELHLLKTTNQSDKRQDKSLSSSYSVLLELTNLYRKKYQRFTKKLVLTNSKFTKKAKL
- the RBA50 gene encoding Rba50p (similar to Saccharomyces cerevisiae RBA50 (YDR527W); ancestral locus Anc_1.20); protein product: MDLLGDIVEKDTLNEVGEGNFNVAKNGFPELYKPSKISSWKQRLKAKKQQQQQQTNPDPPKETVKEEKKQRSEAESIHAENMDVLNNMTQEQIMNERRELLEQLNPKLIQNLLKNINKRAKSEDGSPLFAEIEGASGTWVGGYNKDNLPHLDEEQVNAALGITNRETLEFEEEHDFKDAKTVRFQEPGEEEEEENEEEEILDEDDIAPLDYQMAQSVDHTANEDLLKDVHFVRNHKHDDEEDIELEKLDINDPNFNEKLHEKYFPDLPKDIEKLKWMQQVQTNDPNKDIVIDSVNEIRFDFNGNLVPPNRAIESTTHSGLHHHSNNPELAGYTLEELAKLSMSTFAPQRSIAVQTLGRILYKLGKKSYYQLVPEVDEETYEQEGTKTIMNNIYSMLWDLVKDLNVIESLELAADESKTRNISVRTYAIDALWLWRKGGGDFRKNKKQDI
- the APA2 gene encoding bifunctional AP-4-A phosphorylase/ADP sulfurylase (similar to Saccharomyces cerevisiae APA1 (YCL050C) and APA2 (YDR530C); ancestral locus Anc_1.17), whose protein sequence is MFPENVRELISDKYEKAVNNGDVKLIEATSKKFKDSKTGMQYFVNLAPSLGEKIKSTEESKEDPFARPAEELTVLADVAENYQLLLNKFPVVPEHSLLVTKEFQDQSSALTPKELMMAYNLVVKMDDEDENLKHLLFYNCGPSSGSSQDHKHLQIMKLPNNFIPFQEKLCSGKEHFLPDFKTEPLQDAKVSFAHFVLPLPESPEDVNEDLLAMCYISLLQRALTFFQDWLNERPDLVKSYNVLLTKSWICIVPRSNEGFNLDDQDDQKSNDPKLDMSVNATGYAGLILTKSQEAFDKIADSPNVIDDLLLNCGFPNSSEQKPSEYNY
- the QCR7 gene encoding ubiquinol--cytochrome-c reductase subunit 7 (similar to Saccharomyces cerevisiae QCR7 (YDR529C); ancestral locus Anc_1.16), which translates into the protein MPQSFTSIARMGDYILRSPTLSKFCVPVAHKFVELSGYRKLGLRYNDLYSEENPIVQTAIRRLPEDESYARNYRIIRAHQQELSHHLLPRNEWIKGKEDVPYLLPYLLEAEMEAKEKQDLDNLEVQKST
- the CAB1 gene encoding pantothenate kinase (similar to Saccharomyces cerevisiae YDR531W; ancestral locus Anc_1.18), which gives rise to MTSYVAQEIKYEGLQYENGFFTIAIDIGGSLAKVVYSPVGSQRLRFHSIETEQIDAFIQLIHSIIAESNGGQYSNVRIVATGGGSFKFFDYLSQEFRSVSQLMRFDEMECLIKGLDFFIHEIKDEVFTYNDTDGTTSVDSTGNNVYPYLLVNIGSGVSIQKVSSRDNFERIGGSSLGGGTLWGLLSLITGAGTYDQMLEWAQEGDNKNVDMLVGDIYGKSYDKIGLKSTHIASSFAKVFQDRKNDTNINTTDNVTTTSDIESRNKKFKNEDICKSLLYAVSYNIGQIAYLQAKIHNVKNIYFGGSYIRGHLTTMNTLSYAITFWSENAKQAFFLKHEGYLGAMGAYLKSMQGI
- the KAFR0H03760 gene encoding uncharacterized protein, with the translated sequence MKTPLNSSNLQITKNPSPSRPRPNDQLQFGKTFTDHMLIVEWNANEGWGNPQIKPYGPFSLDPSSVVFHYGFELFEGMKAYRTVDNKITLFRPDKNMKRMNESAARICLPEFDGNELIKLIGKLIELDKHLIPQGEGYSLYIRPTMIGTSETLSVVSPDKALLYVICSPVGPYYKTGFKAVKLEATDYATRAWPGGCGDKKLGANYAPCVLPQLVAAQRGYQQNLWLFGPEKNITEVGTMNAFFVFSNPNTGKNELVTAPLDGTILPGVTRDSILELARKRLDPHRWEINERYCTIFELSEKSKNGELVEAFGSGTAAIVSPIKEIGWKNEKIQVPLSPGEETGPFTKEAAQWILDIQYGKVTQGNWSETVADLN